ATTTCTATATCGTTCAGATACCCTCCGAATTTATTATACCATTCACGCAATCCTTTGTGACTTTTCACCATTCTGCAGGCGGGAATAAAGTCGTGCATTACCCGCAGCTCTGAATTGTTGTATTCTATTTTTCCAATGATCAATCCGGCCCCGCTCCATTGTTCAGCATTAATGAGCTCAGATGGTACCAGACTGATTTTGTAAAAAGGTAGTGTGTGCGGGTGCCTGATCGGTATTTCTGAGTCCAGCGGGGTACCAACCTGCTGCCTTTCGAATAAGCTGACATTGATTACTATATATATTTCAAGGCTCTGGGCTGCTGGCAAACGATATTGTTCTACGATTTGCGCCAGCGACGTATCCAGTCTTAGTTCATCCTTTTCGGCTACTTCCAGCAGGCTACCGTCCGGGGCAATGCCTGAGAAATGATCTATTTTAACCCTGATCTGCTGACTTGCATCTCCCAGAACCTGCATTTGAAGAGATTCGGTCCCGTCGTTTAAAAGTAGCAAACCATAATTCAGCGGTGTTTGAAAAACTGCTTGTGCTTTGCGGACCTGGTCTGTGTGATAATCATCTGTTTCAACAAAATGCTGTCGTGAGATTTTCATCCCGTCCACCCAATTCACTGCCATGCGGCGGATATCTGCCATCATACTGAGTTCAATTACTATGTGCTACATTTTCATTGCTGCCTTCACCAGGCCGATCACTGAACGTACCCCAAACTTCCTGAATAAGCTCCGGCGGTAAGCTTCCACGGTGGAAATGCTTACCTGTAGCCTTTCAGCTATCTCCTTTGAGCTTAACTCATCCATGATCAGATCCAGGATCTCTTTTTCGCGCTTCGTCAGTTCCATAATTAAAATACTTAGACAAAGTTGCCCATTTGGAAGCGCTGGTTCAATCGGCAAATACCCTGAAATGTACTGCTGTTTACCCTGAAATTTAATATGGTTTTTTGATGGTTTTTTAAGGGTATTCCATGAATGCCCGAAGACTAAACAACGCCCATTCTCACGGCGATCTTGGTAAGGCCTACCGAGTTTTTCACGCCTAACTTTTGAAACAGGTTCCTGCGGTGCGTTTCAACTGTTTTGTCACTGATACATAACTCATTAGCAATCCTGTTGGTAGAATATTCACTGGCTACCAGGCGTAATATCTCCACCTCCCGCTTGCTCAAAAAGTCCCTGGTAGTAGGAGCCCGCTCTGAGATGAATGTATCTACGGAGGTTTCCGCCAGTTTCATCATTACTTCCTGACCGTAATATACTTTACCTTCTGACACCGCCCTGATCGCCCTTTCCCATTCATCCAGTTCCGATTCAAAAACAATGTATCCGCTCACTCCGGAGCGCACCACCTCTCTGACTGACTCAACAGACGGGCTTGGGGCAAGTAGTAAAAATTTAAGGCGGGGATAAAGTTTTCTGATTTTAAGTATCTGATCAGCAGTCTTTTCAGTGTGGTGAGCGAACACTACGGCAATGTCAACTTCTTTCAAATAAGGCAGTTGGGTGATCTGATCCAGGTTATTGCACTTTCCGACCAACTCTATGTAAGACCTTCTCCTTAGCCACTCCGCAACCGCTTCACATTCCAGCGGATGGGGATGAACTAAGCACGCGTGTGTAGTAGAATGTTCCATATTTTCCGGGGATGAGTATTCTGAATTGTGGTTCCAAAGGTAGTCTTTTGATATACCTGTCGTCAATACGTTAAAGTACAGAAAAATCTAGGTAAGATTACTTGGTTTCGTAATTACCTGATACCGAAGCACATTTCCGTCATTTTGTTGCATAAAAAACCTTAGTGGTCAACTATAAGGGAAAGCCTTAGTGGTTAACACTGACTTTATAGTATATACGTTGATCAAAATATCAGGTTATCCCTGATTTTCCAGGTGTAACTACGCCTACATCTCAGGTAAAATAATTCAATGTGCCTGCAACCGCCATTTACTCCTTCAATCGCCCGTATTTTCGCATGATTTCAAGTACCTTTTCTTCCGGAAGTTCCTCCACTTTATGCCCCTGGGTACCTTCCGTAGTTTTAGCCATAAAAAGCGAATTGATGATCGCCTCTTCGGTGCATTCTATCGCAGCCATAAAAAGCGGCGAGACATAGTCATTATGTAAGAATGCCGCACTAAATATAGATTCTGCGGTTTCGTGTAGTACTTTATTCGCCGTCGAAAATGCAATGACGTAGTCGCCACTGCCGTTGGACGCAATTCCGCCCGTCTGGGCCATACCAAGCATGACCCTTTTTGCAAGCCGTTTAAGATTTCTCGCATCCAGCGGAGCATCCGTAGCAATTACCATCATGCAGGAACCGTCGGACGATTTATCAAGCGACTCCTTGAATGCGTACTTGCCAAGCTCCTGACCTACGGGTACTCCGTTTACTTTGAGCACCCCGCCAAAATTAGTCTGAACCAATACGCCCACCGTGTAACCGCCCAGTTTTCCAGGCAGCTTGCGGGATGAAGTTCCTATGCCACCTTTCCAGTTGAAGCAGACAGTCCCCGTCCCGGCCCCTACATTTCCTTCGGCTACCGGCCCGTTTTCTGCCTGGGCCAGTGCATTCAGTACATGCTCTTTCCGGACGTGACGGCCCCGGATATCATTCAGAAAACCGTCATTAGTTTCACCCACCACCGGGTTGACCGATCTTACATTTTCATTTCCTTTTTGTCCCAATGTCCAGTCGATAATCGCATCGGCAGCTGTCGGAACACTCAATGTGTTGGTAAGAACAATGGGCGACTCCATCGTTCCCAGCTCTTCCACCTGCGAATAGCCCGTCATTTTACCAAATCCATTACCAATATACATCGCCGCCTGCACTTTTTGCTGAAACAGGTTTCCGTCGTGTGGGATAATAGCAGTGACACCTGTCCGAATATCAGCGCCTTCCACTAGCGTAACCTGTCCCACTTTCACGCCTGCAACATCCGTGATCGCATTCAATGTACCGGCAGGCAGCACACCAATTTTGATACCCATTTCGCGGGGACGTTTCTGGGCAATGAGCGTGAGCGGCAGGAATAGCAGCAGTAACAGTATATGCTTCATAGGTCGGTTCGATTCAGGATGAAATATAATAAAAAATCCACTGGGAACAGAGGCTCGCCAGTGGATACATTTGCTGTTGAAGTGTAATCTTAATTGTCGTCGGGACGGGCTTTTTCAGGATCGATCACCGTTTCCTTGCGGCTTACCGCCGACGCGCTGAAAAAACCGAGGGCTTTCGGGCCGTTCGGATCGGCATTGATGACGTTGGAACGGACGTTGGCGATAGGTGTTGCGAACAATCCACCGTTTGCAGCCTGCTCGCTCACCTGTTTGAGGAATTCGAATGCCTCGTAAGTAATGCTGTGCAGCTCCACACCCACCTCGGCTCCCGCAGAATACAAGGAATCGGTCGTGATGGATTCGCGCAGGGGCAGGATAAAAATCAATCCATCAGAAGGGGCGCCCGCACCGAATGCAGCGTCATACGCGATTGAAATGTTTTCACCTTTGTCCACTACGGCCTTGCCGCGGATCACCGGTTTGATCCAGTAAGTATCGCCCACACCTTCGATGTCGCGGGCGTAAAATTGGGCTACATATCCCTCGCGCGGTCCTTTATCTGGCTCAAAAGGCCATTTTTCATGCCGGTACACTACCGAATCCACAGTAGGTACGCGTTTCAGTTCCGATGTGGAGGTGAATGTGTCAGTACCATTCACGACTTTGAGCGAATAGGTACGACCCACGTGCCCAAGCGTATCCGCATTCGTTTTTCCCCACACATATTTACCGTCGCCATCTGCGTCTTCGAAGTTATATACTTTGCCCTTATCGTCGGTAACCGTCACCACGGCACCTGTGACAGGCTTCGGCGTACTGTTATCGAAGTAGGCACCCGACCATGATAATGTAATGCTTTGCTGCCCAGCTTGGTTGGTTAGCCAGCCGTCTGCTACGAGCTGGGGAGTTCCGTTAGCTGTTTCGAGATTGATTACATCCTCGCAACTTGTGAGCGTGAGCGCTGCAAGTGCGAATAATGCGGGGAATTTGATGTATTTTTTATTGATAAGATTTTTCATCGTTGCTGTTTTCAGGCTTAATAATGATTTCCGTTGGGTTACTATCAGAATTTGAAGTTGTAGGTGACGGAAGGAATGAAGTTTCCGATCACCGAGTAGCGTACAGCCTCTGTTTTAAGCGGATTGTCCTCATTGATCCTTGTATAGACCGAGAAGGGGTTACGACGGTTGTAAACATTATAGACCGAGAATACCCATTCGCCCTCACCCACTTTGAACAGCTTCCTTTTTGCCTTCAATGTCGCTGCCAGATCGAGGCGGTGGTAGGCCGGGATGCGGCTGTTGTTCCGTGCGCCATTGTAATTGTTTCCGATTATGATGCCGCCAACGGTGTAGCGGTTGGTCGGGAATGTGGCCGGCGTACCGCTTTGAATGGTGAAGTTCGACGACAATGTCAGTCTCTTGGTCAACTCATAAATCGCCACAGCGGTAATGTTATGTGGCTTGTCGAAGCGTGCCGGGAACCAGTCGTCGTTGTTGACAGACTCTACCTTACGTTCAGTTCTTGAAAGCGTATAGCTAACCCAGCCGGTCAGACGGCCTTTGTTTTTCTTTACATAAAACTCCGCTCCATAGGCCCTGCCTTTGCCAAAAAGCAAGTCGCCGGCGAAATATTCATTCAAAAGCAGGTCGGAAGCAGGCACATAGTCGATCTGGTTGTACATTTTTTTGTAATACACTTCAACCGAAGCCTCATAAGTATTGTCCGAGAAGTTCTGGAACCACCCTAATGCTACCTGGTCGGCTTTTTCGGGCTTAATATTGATCCCACTCAAAGTCCATACATCCAACGGCGAGCTCGCTGCGGTGTTCGATAGCAAATGCAGGTATTGCGATGTACGGTTATAGCTTGCTTTAATGGAAGCATTGGAAGTAATACCAATATTCAGTGCGGCGCGGGGTTCCAGATTGCCGTAGCTTTTGATCACGTCGCCTTTTTTATATTCGGTACCCGGGAAGATCGGCTCCTTGCGTTTGCCTTTTTCGATTTCGGCATACTGGTATTCGGTACCCGGCCCGAGGCTACGGAAATAGGAATATCTCACGCCATACTGCAATGAAACACGATCGCCGAATTTCAATTCATTGCCCACATACAATGCAGATTCATCGGCATAGCGCGATTCGAGGCTGATATCGGTCATTTCGCCTTCGGAAATCGCTGTCGCTTTGCCGGGACGTGTGTCATAATATATGTACTGCCCACCGAACGTCAGCTGGTTGTTAGGCGTGATGTAGAATGTAAAATCAGGTTTGATACTGGTGCTGATGATCTTGGATTTCCAGTCGAACTTGTCCTTTGCATCGGGCTTGTTCTGGTTCTGGCCCAGGTTATAGTCGTAATTACTATAATAACCCGTCAGGTTCATGAAGAGCTTGTTGGAGAAAATGTGGTTCCAGCGGGCGGTGGCAGTAGCATTGCCCCAGCCAAACCCAAAATCCCCACCTCCGAAAACATCTTTACCAAAATACCCGGAAGCGTAAAATGTATCTTTATCTCCCAAACGATAGTTCACTTTGGCAGTAAGGTCATAGAAATAAAACTTCGAATCTTTCAAATCTGAGTTCAAAAAAGGCTTAGCGAGTACATCTATATAAGACCTTCGGCCGGCCACGATAAATGATCCTCTTCCTTTTGCAAATGGTTGCTCATAAGTAAGCCTTGAAAAAATAGAACCGATGCCACCATTGATCTCGCGTTTTTTGGCATTACCTTCTTTCATACGCACATCCAGGATCGACGAGATTCTTCCGCCATATTGTGCAGGAATACCTCCTTTGATCAGCTTCACGTCCTTTACAGCATCGGGATTGAATACCGAAAAGAACCCGAAAAGGTGAGAGGAATTATAAACCGGCGCTTCATCGAGCAAAACAAGGTTTTGAGAAACATCACCACCGCGTACATTGAACCCGGAAGCTCCTTCTCCCACGGTAGTTACACCCGGCAAGAGCTGGATACTGCGAATAAGGTCGACCTCACCGAGCAATGCGGGCATTTTCCGGATGGTTTTCATCTCCACTTTATTTACGGACATTTCAATACTCCGGACGTTCTCATCTTCTTTTTGTGTAGAAATCGTCACTTCGGAAAGCTGGTTGCTTTCGTCAGCCATTTCAATACTGATGGTCTTGTCAGCGTCGAGCGTAAATTCCTTTGTTACTTTCTGGTAACCAATATAGCTGAACACCAATGTGTAGGAACCGCTTGGAAGTGTAAGGGAATAAAAACCGTAAGGATTGGTTACTACCCCGGTTTCGGCTTCCCGTACATAAACGGAAACACCGATTAACCCTTCTCCGTTGGACTGGTCTTTTACAAAACCGCTGACGGTGTGCCGGTTTTGCGCCATCGCGGGAATGGCGGCACAAAAGAATACCAAAAAGAGGCAATAGTGAAGTAGTTTGTTTTTCATGGG
The genomic region above belongs to Dyadobacter pollutisoli and contains:
- a CDS encoding response regulator transcription factor, with translation MELTKREKEILDLIMDELSSKEIAERLQVSISTVEAYRRSLFRKFGVRSVIGLVKAAMKM
- a CDS encoding response regulator transcription factor, with product MEHSTTHACLVHPHPLECEAVAEWLRRRSYIELVGKCNNLDQITQLPYLKEVDIAVVFAHHTEKTADQILKIRKLYPRLKFLLLAPSPSVESVREVVRSGVSGYIVFESELDEWERAIRAVSEGKVYYGQEVMMKLAETSVDTFISERAPTTRDFLSKREVEILRLVASEYSTNRIANELCISDKTVETHRRNLFQKLGVKNSVGLTKIAVRMGVV
- a CDS encoding DmpA family aminopeptidase, producing the protein MKHILLLLLFLPLTLIAQKRPREMGIKIGVLPAGTLNAITDVAGVKVGQVTLVEGADIRTGVTAIIPHDGNLFQQKVQAAMYIGNGFGKMTGYSQVEELGTMESPIVLTNTLSVPTAADAIIDWTLGQKGNENVRSVNPVVGETNDGFLNDIRGRHVRKEHVLNALAQAENGPVAEGNVGAGTGTVCFNWKGGIGTSSRKLPGKLGGYTVGVLVQTNFGGVLKVNGVPVGQELGKYAFKESLDKSSDGSCMMVIATDAPLDARNLKRLAKRVMLGMAQTGGIASNGSGDYVIAFSTANKVLHETAESIFSAAFLHNDYVSPLFMAAIECTEEAIINSLFMAKTTEGTQGHKVEELPEEKVLEIMRKYGRLKE
- a CDS encoding DUF4249 domain-containing protein, producing the protein MKNLINKKYIKFPALFALAALTLTSCEDVINLETANGTPQLVADGWLTNQAGQQSITLSWSGAYFDNSTPKPVTGAVVTVTDDKGKVYNFEDADGDGKYVWGKTNADTLGHVGRTYSLKVVNGTDTFTSTSELKRVPTVDSVVYRHEKWPFEPDKGPREGYVAQFYARDIEGVGDTYWIKPVIRGKAVVDKGENISIAYDAAFGAGAPSDGLIFILPLRESITTDSLYSAGAEVGVELHSITYEAFEFLKQVSEQAANGGLFATPIANVRSNVINADPNGPKALGFFSASAVSRKETVIDPEKARPDDN
- a CDS encoding TonB-dependent receptor; amino-acid sequence: MKNKLLHYCLFLVFFCAAIPAMAQNRHTVSGFVKDQSNGEGLIGVSVYVREAETGVVTNPYGFYSLTLPSGSYTLVFSYIGYQKVTKEFTLDADKTISIEMADESNQLSEVTISTQKEDENVRSIEMSVNKVEMKTIRKMPALLGEVDLIRSIQLLPGVTTVGEGASGFNVRGGDVSQNLVLLDEAPVYNSSHLFGFFSVFNPDAVKDVKLIKGGIPAQYGGRISSILDVRMKEGNAKKREINGGIGSIFSRLTYEQPFAKGRGSFIVAGRRSYIDVLAKPFLNSDLKDSKFYFYDLTAKVNYRLGDKDTFYASGYFGKDVFGGGDFGFGWGNATATARWNHIFSNKLFMNLTGYYSNYDYNLGQNQNKPDAKDKFDWKSKIISTSIKPDFTFYITPNNQLTFGGQYIYYDTRPGKATAISEGEMTDISLESRYADESALYVGNELKFGDRVSLQYGVRYSYFRSLGPGTEYQYAEIEKGKRKEPIFPGTEYKKGDVIKSYGNLEPRAALNIGITSNASIKASYNRTSQYLHLLSNTAASSPLDVWTLSGINIKPEKADQVALGWFQNFSDNTYEASVEVYYKKMYNQIDYVPASDLLLNEYFAGDLLFGKGRAYGAEFYVKKNKGRLTGWVSYTLSRTERKVESVNNDDWFPARFDKPHNITAVAIYELTKRLTLSSNFTIQSGTPATFPTNRYTVGGIIIGNNYNGARNNSRIPAYHRLDLAATLKAKRKLFKVGEGEWVFSVYNVYNRRNPFSVYTRINEDNPLKTEAVRYSVIGNFIPSVTYNFKF